A section of the Venturia canescens isolate UGA chromosome 11, ASM1945775v1, whole genome shotgun sequence genome encodes:
- the LOC122418053 gene encoding uncharacterized protein At4g17910-like — protein sequence MIAGYLVAMTSDESEHYRREQEEFVSNHGGSSSREVLLAILPNVCSIFLTATTLALVGKRVDRNVRTLIEFCLSIVPCVLCCTILSESVVHICFAMITISIVNVVIFIAQNRIPSKTFVRSNVGRRPFVTNFRALTNLISVICILAVDFRIFPRRFAKTEIYGYSLMDTGVGLFVVANALVAPESRNIEGPRGRSVIQKMTSNSKTCVKNSAPLLILGFGRFLAIEYSSYQTHVTEYGVHWNFFVTLAFVKMLTSTISSIANLRYSLLLGVSIISMHEYALSAGGLKYWVLGDSPRNDFVSANREGLSSVPGYVGIYLIAVAIGRLIHSTYKSHEKCVKLSNNERYFVNFRVFGRQVEFEYTDSMILCVKLSLIAVQACAATLFCDHYFRVSRRLANAGYCFWIVTLSCTLLTLALLVEIKTDIIASIGGYHPHNTGKKDEDGGKKKKRVGFRLDDLDNEESIKIRTLEIFEAVNYNGLTFFLLANLFTGVVNMSIKTLYVDTNEALLIIFVYIASCILLIIILYRFKIQLKL from the coding sequence ATGATAGCCGGCTATCTAGTCGCAATGACGTCAGATGAAAGTGAGCACTATCGACGAGAACAAGAGGAGTTCGTTTCGAATCATGGCGGGAGTTCATCGCGGGAAGTTTTGTTGGCGATACTTCCAAACGTGTGCAGTATTTTTTTAACTGCAACTACTCTGGCACTCGTCGGAAAACGCGTGGATCGGAATGTACGAACACTAATAGAATTTTGTCTTAGCATAGTGCCTTGTGTGCTGTGCTGTACAATATTGTCTGAATCGGTAGTGCATATATGTTTCGCAATGATAACAATATCAATCGTGAACGTGGTTATTTTCATAGCGCAAAATAGAATACCATCAAAAACATTTGTTCGTTCTAATGTCGGCAGGAGACCTTTTGTGACGAATTTTCGAGCACTCACAAACCTAATATCCGTGATTTGCATCCTGGCTGTggattttcgaatatttccgCGTAGATTTGCAAAAACTGAAATCTACGGGTACAGCTTAATGGATACGGGTGTTGGACTGTTCGTCGTAGCCAATGCTCTCGTAGCTCCGGAATCGCGCAACATTGAAGGACCCAGAGGTCGTTCGGttattcaaaaaatgacgAGTAATTCGAAAACGTGTGTGAAAAATTCGGCTCCACTGTTGATCCTCGGTTTCGGGCGCTTCCTTGCGATAGAATATTCATCTTATCAAACTCATGTTACCGAGTATGGTGtccattggaattttttcgtcaCCCTAGCATTCGTCAAAATGTTAACGAGTACGATATCCTCCATCGCGAATTTGCGGTATTCCCTGCTCTTGGGAGTTTCCATTATCTCCATGCATGAATACGCGCTTAGCGCTGGAGGCTTGAAATATTGGGTACTCGGAGATTCTCCAAGGAACGATTTCGTCTCGGCGAATCGTGAGGGCCTCAGCTCTGTTCCTGGCTACGTCGGAATCTACCTTATCGCTGTTGCGATTGGACGTCTTATCCATTCGACTtataaaagtcatgaaaaatgtGTGAAATTGTCTAATAACGAACGTtatttcgtgaattttcgagtttttggACGGCAAGTTGAATTCGAGTATACCGATTCCATGATACTGTGCGTTAAGTTGTCTCTCATCGCCGTTCAAGCTTGCGCAGCAACTCTCTTTTGCGATCATTATTTCCGCGTATCGAGACGTCTTGCCAATGCTGGATATTGCTTCTGGATCGTCACTCTGAGTTGCACTTTGCTGACACTTGCTCTTCTTGTAGAAATAAAAACGGACATTATTGCAAGTATCGGAGGTTATCATCCACATAACACCGGAAAAAAGGATGAagatggaggaaaaaagaagaaacgcGTTGGCTTCCGTCTCGATGACCTTGACAATGaagaatcaataaaaatacgaacactcgaaatttttgaagcaGTTAACTATAATGGacttactttttttctccttgctAATCTTTTCACCGGCGTTGTTAATATGTCCATTAAAACTCTCTACGTTGACACGAATGAAGCGCTACTAATAATTTTCGTTTATATCGCTTCTTGTATACTCCTAATTATTATTCTTTACCGatttaaaattcaattgaaattgtaA